In the genome of Palaemon carinicauda isolate YSFRI2023 chromosome 20, ASM3689809v2, whole genome shotgun sequence, one region contains:
- the LOC137660098 gene encoding adhesive plaque matrix protein-like, with protein sequence MRSTQSAKTNTGNHLHKYQNDLEDQSLRRIRRPQESTPTPTPFSGIQLSTWTTPSPSPREKEGACTDQPWVDPPRTGRSTPGAVLCSPGGIQARSSGTGSSPHMEPFMTLFRMHLPRLNTRPTYLPPYYLNRPTYLPPYYRNRPTYLPPYYLNRPTYLPPYYRNRPTYLPPYYRNRPTYLPPYYRNRPTYLPPYYRNRPTYLPPYPTYLPPYYRNRPTYLPPYYRNRPTYLPPYYLNRPTYLPPYYISTDQHIYRLTISQQTNIFTALLYLNRPTYLPPYYISTDQHIYRLTISQQTNIFTALLYLNRPTYLPPYYISTDQHIYRLTISQQTNIFTALLYLNRPTYLPPYYISTDQHIYRLTISQQTNIFTALLYLNRPTYLPPYYISTDQHIYRLTISQQTNIFTALLSQQTNIFTALLSQQTNIFTSLLSQQTNIFTALLYLNRPTYLPPYYLNRPTYLPPYYLNRPTYLPPYYLNRPTYLPPYYISTDQHIYRLTISTDQHIYRLTISKDQHI encoded by the exons ATGCGTTCAACACAATCGGCCAAAACAAACACTGGAAatcacctccataagtatcaaaaCGACCTTGAAGACCAAAGTCTCCGGAGGATCCGGAGACCCCAAgaatccacccccacccccactccGTTTTCTGGAATCCAACTCTCTACATGgactaccccctccccctccccccgagAAAAGGAAGGTGCTTGCACGGACCAGCCCTGGGTGGACCCTCCAAGGACCGGCCGGTCCACCCCTGGAGCGGTACTGTGCTCTCCCGGAGGCATACAAGCACGATCTTCGGGAACCGGTTCCTCTCCTCATATGGAGCCTTTTATGACTCTCTTCAGGATGCATCTGCCTCGGCTGAATACCAG ACCAACATATTTACCTCCTTACTATCTCAACAGACCAACATATTTACCTCCTTACTATCGCAACAGACCAACATATTTACCTCCTTACTATCTCAACAGACCAACATATTTACCGCCTTACTATCGCAACAGACCAACATATTTACCGCCTTACTATCGCAACAGACCAACATATTTACCGCCTTACTATCGCAACAGACCAACATATTTACCGCCTTACTATCGCAACAGACCAACATATTTACCGCCTTACCCAACATATTTACCGCCTTACTATCGCAACAGACCAACATATTTACCTCCTTACTACCGCAACAGACCAACATATTTACCGCCTTACTATCTCAACAGACCAACATATTTACCGCCTTACTATATCTCAACAGACCAACATATTTACCGCCTTACTATATCTCAACAGACCAACATATTTACCGCCTTACTATATCTCAACAGACCAACATATTTACCGCCTTACTATATCTCAACAGACCAACATATTTACCGCCTTACTATATCTCAACAGACCAACATATTTACCGCCTTACTATATCTCAACAGACCAACATATTTACCGCCTTACTATATCTCAACAGACCAACATATTTACCGCCTTACTATATCTCAACAGACCAACATATTTACCGCCTTACTATATCTCAACAGACCAACATATTTACCGCCTTACTATATCTCAACAGACCAACATATTTACCGCCTTACTATATCTCAACAGACCAACATATTTACCGCCTTACTATATCTCAACAGACCAACATATTTACCGCCTTACTATATCTCAACAGACCAACATATTTACCGCCTTACTATATCTCAACAGACCAACATATTTACCGCCTTACTATCTCAACAGACCAACATATTTACCGCCTTACTATCTCAACAGACCAACATATTTACCTCCTTACTATCTCAACAGACCAACATATTTACCGCCTTACTATATCTCAACAGACCAACATATTTACCGCCTTACTATCTCAACAGACCAACATATTTACCGCCTTACTATCTCAACAGACCAACATATTTACCTCCTTACTATCTCAACAGACCAACATATTTACCGCCTTACTATATCTCAACAGACCAACATATTTACCGCCTTACTATCTCAACAGACCAACATATTTACCGCCTTACTATCTCAAAAGACCAACATATTTAG